A segment of the Vagococcus hydrophili genome:
ATAAAAAAATGGGGATTTTCCTTTGGATCATGAACGAACTTGCTATTATGGCAACAGATATTGCTGAGGTAATCGGGAGTGCAGTTGCTTTAAATCTTTTATTCGGGTTTCCTCTGCTACTCGGAGTCTTTATTACTGTTCTGGATGTCTTTTTACTCCTCATGTTAGCAAAACTTGGCTTTAGAAAAATCGAAGCAATTGTCATGACTTTAATTGCCACTATTTTTGTTATTTTCATGTACGAGGTTATATTAGGACAGCCCAACATGAGTGACTTATTTCAAGGGTTTATCCCTAGAAAAGAAGTATTAACTGATAACGGTGCCTTACTTCTTGCTCTAGGAATTGTAGGGGCGACAGTTATGCCTCATAACTTGTACCTTCATTCTTCGATTGTCCAATCAAGACAGTATGATCGTGAAGATAAAGCTGAACTAAAAGAAGCAATTCGCTTTGCTAAATGGGATTCTAATATTCAATTATTTTTCGCTTTTATTGTTAACTGTTTACTATTAACACTTGGAGCGACATTATTTTTTGGTCATGGTGACTCATTAACAACACTGGGCTCTCTATACCATGCCTTATCTGACTCAACTGTCGTAGGAGCGATTGCTTCACCAGTGCTTAGCGTTCTGTTTGCTGTTGCTCTACTGGCTTCTGGTCAAAATTCAACGATTACAGGAACCTTGTCTGGGCAAATTATCATGGAAGGTTTTATTAAATTACGACTTCCAACTTGGGCTAGACGTTTAGTCACACGTCTTCTCGCCATCATTCCTGTCGTAATTGCGATTATTTTATTTGGAGACTCTGAAGAAGTTGTAGAGAAATTACTAATCTATTCACAAGTCTTTCTAAGTGCAGCCCTACCTATTTCGATTATTCCTTTGACTATTTTTACTAGTCAAAAGAAATTAATGGGCGACTTTACCAACCGTTTGTGGGTAACCGCTTCGGCTTGGATTATCACGGTTGTCTTAACTATTCTTAATGGCTACCTTATTATCTCGACTTTTGTGTAAAATATCATAAATTGTATTGGTACTTTCTCTGACATCGTTTATAATAAAGGTATAAAAATACTATTATTGGAGGCCTACAACATGTTTCAACAACAAAAAGTTTACAAAAGCATGGAGAACCGCAATTTTACCCCTGAAAGTTTGTTAGCAGAATTAGAAGATCTTAAACAATTTAAATTTGAAAATATTTCTTACACTGGTATTAGCTTAAACATGGAAATGTTGATTACTCAATATTTACGTGACGCAAAATTCAGTTTAATCGAAGTTCAAGGCGGTTTAGCTAAGAAGAATTTCACGACTTGGCATGCCGATTTAACGTTAGCTATCAACATCTTTAATCACTTTGCTGAATTTACTCAAAATCATTTCAACTACTATTTAGAAGAAGCTAAAAAATATCAAGCTGAAACTGGCAATAGTAATACATCAAAAGAATACAAAGCTTACTTTGAACAAGGTAATTCTATGTACTTCCATGATGTTTTACACAGTGTGTTTGATCTTTCTAGAAAACTTGATTTAAGCATCGATGATTTCAAAGAAGCCTTAGCTTCTGATGAGTTAAACCTTGCTGATTATGAATTACCTGAAAAGAAAGTTTTCGAAGGTAAATAATTCAAAAAAGAGCTATCCTTCACATCCGTTTTAGTGAAAGATAGCTCTTTTTTATGACTGACTTTTTTTGCCAAGTATTATCCATTTCCTTATCATAAATTTAGTTATGATTACTTCAGAAGAGAGAAAGGCGGAAACCATTAGTGAATGAATTTGCTGCAGTTTTAGAATACATTGAGGAACATTTATCCTCAGAAATCAATATGAAAGATATCGAACGCTTGGCCCAAATGTCAGAATATAATTTTCAAAAAATATTTTCTATTTTAGCTGGTATTTCTTTAGGTGAATACATTAGAAAAAGAAAACTCTCTCACTCTTTATACGATTTAAAAGAAACAGATATGAAAATCATCGATATTGCTTTTAAGTACGGCTATCAATCATCTGAAAGCTACAGCAGAGCCTTTCAACAATGTTTCCAAACTTCTCCTTCTAACGCTCGAAAAAATTGGGATAACCTTAAAATTTTCCCCAAATTATCGATTCGAGTTCAAATT
Coding sequences within it:
- a CDS encoding Nramp family divalent metal transporter produces the protein MNKHQNLLTDKLNGLSLPEINNTVSVPKNASFLRKLLAYSGPGALVAVGYMDPGNWVTSIAGGAQYGYLLLSVILISNIIAMMLQYMSAKLGIVTGMDLAQATRVHTNKKMGIFLWIMNELAIMATDIAEVIGSAVALNLLFGFPLLLGVFITVLDVFLLLMLAKLGFRKIEAIVMTLIATIFVIFMYEVILGQPNMSDLFQGFIPRKEVLTDNGALLLALGIVGATVMPHNLYLHSSIVQSRQYDREDKAELKEAIRFAKWDSNIQLFFAFIVNCLLLTLGATLFFGHGDSLTTLGSLYHALSDSTVVGAIASPVLSVLFAVALLASGQNSTITGTLSGQIIMEGFIKLRLPTWARRLVTRLLAIIPVVIAIILFGDSEEVVEKLLIYSQVFLSAALPISIIPLTIFTSQKKLMGDFTNRLWVTASAWIITVVLTILNGYLIISTFV